A single Planktothrix serta PCC 8927 DNA region contains:
- a CDS encoding ABC transporter substrate-binding protein → MKVNIFFSQIRSPFYLIVRIFLSLSLVFLSGCQTTLPQDNNVIHLTLWQSINPPVNRDVFERLVEKFNQKQSNIQVESIYAEGLPKVLTAVVGNASPDILSFYPQLTGQFVELGAIVPLEEWFDQLPGKSEIIPNTLEELKLEGHLWSIPLSTSNLAIFYRPTLFEAAGIKETPKTWEELRQVAKKLTIDKNGDQLPEQHGILLPLGKGEWTVFSWFPFLLSAGGEIVTNGYPNLTNPGAITALKFWEDLIKEGSAILSSPERGYEEDNFLAGRVAMQITGPWTYITKSNVDYQIFPIPANVEKATVIGGGNLYVMKTKPEREQAALKFLEFVISEEFQTEWAIGTGFLPVNLNSVKSQAYQQFLNSKPWLKVFVNQMSVARARPIIAGYNRLSDSLGRAIESTLLGQSSAESALKQAQARLELIWNRN, encoded by the coding sequence ATGAAAGTTAATATTTTTTTCTCCCAGATTAGAAGCCCTTTTTACCTGATTGTCAGAATTTTCCTCAGTTTATCTCTAGTATTTCTATCGGGTTGTCAGACTACATTACCCCAGGATAATAATGTCATTCATCTGACACTATGGCAATCAATTAATCCTCCAGTAAACCGTGATGTTTTTGAAAGATTGGTGGAAAAATTTAATCAAAAACAGAGTAATATTCAAGTAGAGTCTATTTATGCAGAAGGATTACCGAAAGTATTAACGGCCGTTGTTGGTAATGCCTCGCCAGATATTCTCTCATTTTATCCTCAACTTACGGGTCAATTTGTAGAACTAGGTGCCATTGTTCCCCTAGAAGAATGGTTTGACCAATTACCCGGAAAATCTGAAATTATTCCTAACACATTGGAGGAATTAAAATTAGAGGGTCATTTGTGGTCAATTCCCCTTTCTACAAGTAATCTGGCTATTTTTTATCGTCCCACACTTTTTGAAGCTGCGGGAATAAAAGAAACCCCGAAAACTTGGGAAGAATTACGCCAAGTTGCTAAAAAATTGACTATAGATAAAAATGGCGATCAACTCCCCGAACAACATGGAATATTACTGCCTTTAGGTAAGGGAGAATGGACTGTTTTTAGTTGGTTTCCGTTTTTATTAAGTGCGGGGGGTGAAATAGTAACCAATGGCTATCCCAATTTAACAAATCCTGGAGCGATTACTGCTTTAAAATTCTGGGAAGACTTAATAAAAGAGGGTTCAGCCATTCTTTCTAGTCCAGAACGGGGTTATGAGGAGGATAATTTTCTGGCTGGTCGTGTGGCAATGCAAATCACTGGCCCTTGGACTTATATTACTAAATCTAATGTTGATTATCAAATCTTTCCTATCCCTGCTAATGTTGAGAAAGCTACGGTGATTGGGGGTGGAAATCTTTATGTCATGAAGACGAAGCCAGAAAGAGAGCAGGCAGCACTGAAGTTTTTAGAATTTGTGATCAGTGAAGAATTTCAAACAGAATGGGCGATAGGGACTGGTTTTTTACCCGTTAATCTTAATTCTGTTAAAAGTCAGGCTTATCAACAATTTCTCAACTCAAAACCTTGGTTAAAAGTGTTTGTAAACCAAATGTCTGTGGCTCGCGCTCGACCTATTATTGCGGGATATAATCGTTTATCTGATAGTTTAGGTCGAGCCATTGAGTCCACATTACTCGGTCAATCTTCTGCTGAATCAGCACTTAAACAAGCTCAAGCCCGTTTAGAACTGATTTGGAATAGGAATTAA
- the surE gene encoding 5'/3'-nucleotidase SurE, with protein MKIVLTNDDGIDAPGIRALGKAISGEKIWIAPQKEYSQCGHQVTTHQGIHVEKRSEIEYAIGGTPADCIRLAVSHLCPDLSWVISGINPGGNMGVDVYISGTVAAVREAAIQGIPAIAISQYRQGGKPVNWKTATRWASLVLEELMKHPPQRGCFWNVNFPYLEPEEPDPDMVFCKLGTQSLPINYRREGDYFYYYGNYSDRTYELGTDVEVCFRGKIAVTLIKL; from the coding sequence ATGAAAATTGTATTAACGAATGATGATGGCATTGATGCACCGGGAATTCGAGCGTTAGGGAAGGCTATTTCTGGAGAAAAAATCTGGATTGCTCCCCAAAAAGAATATTCTCAATGTGGTCATCAAGTCACAACTCACCAAGGAATTCATGTTGAAAAACGGTCGGAAATTGAATATGCAATTGGGGGAACTCCAGCCGATTGTATTCGGTTGGCGGTGTCTCATCTTTGTCCTGATTTAAGTTGGGTAATTTCAGGGATTAATCCGGGGGGAAATATGGGGGTTGATGTCTATATTTCTGGGACGGTGGCGGCGGTTCGGGAAGCAGCAATTCAGGGAATTCCGGCGATCGCAATATCGCAATATCGCCAAGGCGGAAAACCCGTAAACTGGAAAACAGCAACTCGTTGGGCTAGTTTAGTCTTAGAGGAATTAATGAAACATCCTCCCCAACGGGGGTGTTTTTGGAATGTTAATTTCCCTTATTTAGAACCGGAAGAACCCGACCCAGATATGGTATTTTGTAAACTAGGAACCCAATCTTTACCAATTAACTATAGAAGAGAAGGAGATTATTTTTATTATTATGGGAACTATAGCGATCGCACCTATGAACTCGGAACAGATGTAGAGGTTTGTTTCCGGGGAAAAATTGCTGTGACTTTAATTAAATTGTAG
- a CDS encoding DNA-methyltransferase has protein sequence MNNIYDILQGDCFDIVQRMQSNSVNLIYLDPPFFTQKQQSLKTRDRQLEFSYNDLWESEQDYAKFIHDRLAVLYHILREDGSIFVHCDTHANYMIRVILNHIFGHDNFRSEIIWSYKRWSNSKKGLLPAHQTIFFYSKTNQFTFNPIYCHYSESTNVDQILQKRTRDEYGKAVYARDDEGEIIAADPKKGVPLSDVWEIPYLNPKAKERVGYPSQKPILLLEQIIELASNPGDIVLDPFCGSGTTIIAAKLLNRSGIGIDISPDAVQLSKDRLKTPMKSESVLLQKGRKAYLNVDEEALNIISSLDIIPVQRNQGIDAILKQNYGGKPVPIRVQRQGESLHKALSLLHKASQVKGALKSILVKTSDDLFDLEVTDIPPHVMIIESPAYTVHKVLS, from the coding sequence ATGAATAATATTTACGATATTCTTCAAGGTGATTGTTTTGATATCGTTCAAAGGATGCAGTCAAATTCCGTTAATCTAATTTATTTAGATCCTCCTTTTTTTACTCAAAAGCAGCAGTCTTTAAAAACGAGAGATAGACAATTGGAATTTAGTTATAATGATTTATGGGAAAGTGAGCAAGACTATGCAAAATTTATTCATGATAGATTAGCTGTTTTATATCATATTTTAAGAGAAGACGGATCGATTTTTGTACATTGTGATACTCATGCTAATTATATGATTAGAGTGATTTTAAATCATATTTTTGGTCACGATAATTTTAGATCGGAAATTATTTGGAGTTACAAACGCTGGTCTAATTCTAAAAAAGGATTGTTACCCGCCCATCAAACGATATTTTTTTATTCTAAAACAAATCAATTTACCTTTAATCCTATTTATTGCCATTATTCAGAATCTACAAATGTCGATCAAATCTTACAGAAACGCACCAGAGATGAGTATGGTAAAGCGGTTTATGCCAGAGATGATGAGGGGGAAATTATTGCTGCTGACCCGAAAAAAGGAGTCCCTTTAAGCGATGTTTGGGAAATTCCCTATTTAAACCCTAAAGCAAAAGAGCGTGTCGGTTATCCTAGCCAAAAACCGATTTTACTACTAGAACAAATTATTGAATTAGCTTCTAACCCTGGGGATATTGTATTAGATCCTTTTTGTGGAAGTGGGACAACAATTATTGCTGCTAAATTATTAAATCGTTCAGGAATAGGAATTGATATTTCACCGGATGCGGTTCAACTTTCTAAAGATAGATTGAAAACCCCGATGAAATCCGAGTCTGTGTTACTACAAAAAGGTCGAAAAGCCTACCTGAATGTTGATGAAGAAGCTCTGAATATTATTTCGAGTTTAGATATTATTCCTGTTCAAAGAAATCAAGGAATAGATGCTATTTTAAAACAGAATTATGGAGGTAAACCCGTCCCGATTCGAGTCCAACGTCAGGGGGAAAGCTTACACAAAGCACTGAGTTTATTGCATAAAGCGTCTCAAGTTAAAGGAGCTTTGAAATCGATTTTAGTTAAAACCTCTGATGATCTTTTTGATCTTGAAGTGACAGATATTCCCCCTCATGTCATGATTATAGAATCTCCTGCTTATACGGTTCACAAGGTGCTATCTTAG
- a CDS encoding ApaLI family restriction endonuclease, whose protein sequence is MASLTPSSLEEKIQNLAQKYSKALLKQINCRLEEMKGDDTSHFLIYRVLGITEEEGKLIDIYQNKGRFLYKYAGSFLEKATQLSFLEKYPNSKAVKITNTMGSRPKTFEIDCLEGNNAIEIKWRDATTDGDHITKEHTRIKTISTAGYRPIRIMFYYPNRQQAIRVQQTLETLYKGIGGEYHYGESAWNYVTERTGIDLKEILERIADQNTNSDGL, encoded by the coding sequence ATGGCATCTCTAACACCTTCAAGCTTGGAAGAAAAAATCCAAAATTTAGCCCAAAAATATTCCAAAGCTCTACTAAAACAAATCAACTGTCGTTTAGAAGAAATGAAAGGTGATGATACTTCTCATTTCTTAATCTATAGAGTTTTGGGTATCACTGAGGAAGAAGGAAAGTTAATAGATATTTATCAAAATAAAGGTCGTTTTTTATACAAGTATGCAGGATCATTTTTAGAGAAAGCCACTCAATTATCTTTTCTGGAAAAATATCCTAATTCAAAAGCAGTCAAGATTACTAATACTATGGGTTCCAGACCAAAAACATTTGAAATTGATTGTTTAGAAGGAAACAATGCCATTGAAATTAAATGGAGAGATGCAACAACAGATGGAGATCATATAACAAAAGAACATACTAGAATTAAAACTATATCAACCGCAGGTTATAGACCTATTCGTATTATGTTTTATTACCCCAATAGACAACAAGCTATAAGAGTTCAGCAGACTTTAGAAACACTTTATAAGGGAATTGGCGGTGAATATCACTATGGAGAGAGTGCCTGGAATTATGTGACTGAGAGAACAGGTATAGATTTAAAAGAAATTTTAGAAAGAATTGCTGATCAAAATACGAATTCTGATGGATTATAA
- a CDS encoding PASTA domain-containing protein: MPGQGVGGNGTASEFGDLTGMSRREADEFLRSLGATIKITKGGYIEYKFADASVVMIRPNGEVIRTPAPKYNAEGQRINKGLRLDQNGCLLQTRDNLGNLLENTHQTGERLNEELE; this comes from the coding sequence GTGCCCGGTCAAGGAGTTGGGGGGAATGGAACTGCATCTGAGTTTGGGGACTTAACAGGGATGAGTCGTCGAGAAGCGGATGAGTTTTTGCGTTCTTTAGGAGCAACTATCAAAATTACAAAAGGAGGTTATATTGAATATAAATTTGCAGATGCTTCAGTCGTTATGATTCGTCCTAACGGAGAAGTCATCCGAACACCTGCACCAAAATATAATGCAGAAGGACAAAGAATTAATAAGGGTTTACGTCTTGACCAAAATGGTTGTCTGTTACAAACCCGCGATAATCTAGGTAATCTTCTAGAAAATACCCATCAAACAGGAGAACGATTAAATGAAGAACTGGAATGA
- a CDS encoding Uma2 family endonuclease → MTASYHTFVLTIARSAIFVTDQRLWIPEKRLYTYPDIIVIQGDIQLQEGRKDTLTNPLMIAEVLSTSTRNYDKDEKFAAYRTIPTFQEYLLIDQYTIHIEHYYKTDDKHWIFMEYNNSNENLVLNSISFEMSVDDLYNKVEF, encoded by the coding sequence ATTACTGCATCTTATCATACTTTTGTCCTAACCATAGCGCGTAGCGCTATATTTGTTACCGATCAACGGCTTTGGATTCCTGAAAAACGCCTCTATACCTATCCTGATATTATAGTTATTCAGGGTGATATTCAACTCCAAGAAGGCAGAAAAGACACCCTTACAAATCCGTTAATGATTGCAGAAGTATTATCAACATCAACCCGAAACTACGACAAAGACGAGAAATTTGCAGCCTATCGTACTATTCCGACTTTTCAAGAATATCTACTCATCGATCAATATACGATTCATATTGAACATTATTATAAAACGGATGATAAACACTGGATATTTATGGAGTATAATAATAGCAATGAAAACCTAGTGCTTAACTCCATTTCGTTTGAAATGTCTGTTGATGATCTTTATAATAAAGTTGAGTTTTAA
- the rpsB gene encoding 30S ribosomal protein S2, giving the protein MAVISLAEMLESGVHFGHQTRRWNPKMSPYIYTERNGVHIIDLVQTAELMEDAYDYVRGASEQGKKFLFVGTKRQAAGIIAQEAARCGGYYVNQRWLGGMLTNWTTIKTRVERLKTLEDRESSGYFDYLPKKEASVLRRELTKLRKYLGGIKAMRRVPDVVILVDQRREYNAVMECRKLDIPIVSLLDTNCDPDLADIHIPANDDAIRSIKLIVGKLADAIYEGRHGQLDAEVVEEDYEAYEDDYEEDEEVEEIEELDSDSDSEE; this is encoded by the coding sequence ATGGCCGTTATTAGTTTGGCAGAAATGTTAGAGTCTGGAGTTCATTTTGGACACCAGACCCGTCGTTGGAACCCGAAAATGTCTCCTTATATCTACACGGAGCGTAACGGGGTTCATATTATCGATTTAGTTCAAACCGCAGAACTGATGGAAGATGCCTATGATTATGTCAGAGGCGCTTCTGAACAAGGGAAAAAGTTTTTATTTGTGGGAACTAAACGCCAAGCCGCCGGAATTATCGCCCAAGAAGCGGCGCGCTGTGGGGGATATTATGTCAATCAACGCTGGTTGGGAGGAATGCTCACCAACTGGACAACGATTAAAACCCGGGTTGAACGTCTGAAAACTTTAGAAGACCGAGAATCTAGTGGTTATTTCGATTATCTTCCTAAAAAAGAAGCCTCCGTTTTACGTCGAGAATTGACGAAATTACGGAAATATTTAGGAGGAATTAAAGCGATGCGTCGTGTTCCTGATGTGGTAATTTTAGTTGACCAACGCCGGGAATATAACGCTGTGATGGAATGTCGCAAATTAGATATTCCCATTGTGTCTTTATTAGATACAAATTGTGATCCTGATTTAGCCGATATTCATATTCCTGCTAATGATGATGCCATTCGTTCCATTAAGTTGATTGTCGGTAAATTAGCCGATGCAATTTATGAAGGGCGTCATGGTCAGTTAGATGCCGAAGTCGTTGAAGAAGATTATGAAGCTTACGAAGACGACTATGAAGAAGATGAAGAAGTTGAAGAAATCGAGGAATTAGATTCCGATAGCGACTCGGAAGAGTAA
- a CDS encoding biliverdin-producing heme oxygenase: MSVNLATQLREGTKKSHTMAENVGFIKCFLKGTVEKTSYRKLAGNLYFVYTAMEEEMERHRNHPVLSKLYFPELNRKQSLEQDLYYYYGENWKEEVQPSEAGKAYIARIREVSNSQPELLISHLYTRYMGDLSGGQILKGIAQNAMNLPEGKGTQFYEFNDIPDEKAFKVNYRQQMDSVDIDQEMATRIVNEANDAFGMNMKMFNELEGNLIKAIGQMLFNTLTRRRNQGSTEELATAAE; encoded by the coding sequence ATGAGCGTTAACTTAGCAACCCAACTGCGAGAAGGCACGAAGAAGTCTCACACAATGGCGGAAAATGTCGGTTTTATCAAGTGCTTTTTAAAGGGTACGGTAGAAAAGACATCTTACCGGAAATTAGCGGGAAATCTCTATTTTGTCTACACTGCAATGGAAGAGGAGATGGAACGCCACCGCAACCATCCTGTTTTGTCTAAATTGTATTTTCCTGAACTGAATCGGAAACAAAGTTTAGAGCAGGATTTATACTATTATTATGGAGAAAATTGGAAGGAAGAAGTCCAACCTTCTGAAGCAGGAAAAGCATACATTGCTCGAATTCGGGAAGTTTCTAATTCTCAACCCGAATTACTAATTTCTCATCTGTATACTCGCTATATGGGTGATTTATCTGGGGGTCAAATTCTCAAAGGAATTGCTCAAAATGCTATGAACCTACCCGAAGGAAAAGGAACTCAATTTTATGAGTTCAACGATATTCCTGACGAAAAAGCTTTTAAAGTCAATTATCGTCAACAAATGGATAGCGTTGATATTGATCAAGAGATGGCGACTCGCATTGTCAATGAAGCTAATGATGCCTTCGGGATGAACATGAAAATGTTCAATGAATTAGAAGGTAATTTAATTAAAGCTATTGGTCAAATGTTATTCAATACGTTAACTCGCCGCCGTAACCAAGGGTCAACGGAAGAGTTAGCAACCGCCGCCGAATAA
- a CDS encoding methyltransferase domain-containing protein, with protein MTDETIIYTSDYFQSDAFDTDYQTLALYIVEIYHPKTVADFGCGPGHLSRELAKLGVQVTSVDGYSQPDFTGLSVEFYPLNLNDPTAIANLFQDKQFDLAISLEVAEHLQPESSPTIINWLTKVAPVVIFSAAVPGQYTEGHINLRTRDYWHSLFTASNFLISDRMREKLRHHPSVAPWYRYNVLDYVHANHPQVPEPNEVITRLIASESAAATAYYEEAAKLYLLKQKTGNL; from the coding sequence ATGACTGATGAGACTATTATTTACACTTCAGATTATTTCCAGAGCGATGCTTTTGACACAGATTACCAAACTCTAGCTTTGTATATTGTGGAGATTTATCATCCCAAAACCGTAGCAGATTTTGGTTGTGGCCCTGGTCATCTCAGTCGAGAACTCGCAAAACTAGGAGTACAGGTAACATCTGTTGATGGTTATTCTCAACCGGATTTTACAGGATTATCAGTAGAATTTTATCCTTTGAACTTGAATGATCCTACAGCGATCGCTAACCTTTTCCAAGACAAACAATTTGATCTCGCTATATCCTTAGAAGTAGCCGAACACTTACAGCCAGAAAGTTCACCTACTATTATAAATTGGCTCACTAAAGTTGCACCAGTGGTCATATTTTCCGCCGCCGTTCCGGGTCAATATACAGAGGGACATATTAATTTACGCACCCGTGATTATTGGCACAGCTTATTTACTGCATCTAACTTTCTGATTAGCGATCGTATGCGCGAAAAGTTACGCCATCATCCTAGTGTTGCCCCCTGGTATCGCTATAATGTTTTAGATTATGTTCATGCCAATCACCCACAAGTTCCCGAACCAAACGAAGTTATTACTCGCTTAATTGCCTCTGAATCTGCTGCGGCTACTGCTTATTATGAAGAAGCAGCCAAGCTTTATTTGCTAAAACAAAAAACGGGGAATTTGTAA
- the recG gene encoding ATP-dependent DNA helicase RecG translates to MKSYQPDWWRFSKALSVEAERGFTNLQGNQYQFHEFFYVSLKELFENAPPETQKRCQDLAEEFLRYPELELEDRQHLIADTRRFLLQLQRLFDCRNQVSEIRESEQDQKQNRTTVPNTTAITEQAKVVNLSLEQSLEKIIGPRNSDRVAKLGILTVFDLLYYYPRDHIDYARQVKIKELEPGETVTLIAQVKRCSCFSSPRNKKLTILELVLSDNTGQLKISRFYAGNRYSSKGWQHQQKTNYSPGALIAASGLVKKNQYGITLDNPEIEVLDHAGGQIESMKIGRVLPVYPLSEGIGADVVRKAVIAALPAAKLLQDALPQELLNQYQLIGLTHAIENIHFPPDRDCLSAARRRLVFDEFFYLQLGLLTRRQQQKQVETSAVLAPQGKLIDEFYQMLPFKLTNAQQRVIQEILNDLYSPEPMNRLVQGDVGAGKTVVAVVAMLAAIQAGYQAALMAPTEVLAEQHYRKLVEWFNLMHLPVELLTGSTKVAKRRQIHAHLETGELPVLVGTHALIQDKVNFHRLGLVVIDEQHRFGVQQRARLQQKGESPHVLTMTATPIPRTLALTLHGDLDVSQIDELPPGRQPIQTTILTGKQRQDAYDLIRREVAKGRQVYVVLPLIEESEKLDVKSAVEEHDKLQSKIFPEFKIGLLHGRMNSAQKDEAITLFRAGETEILVSTTVVEVGVDVPNATVMLIENAERFGLSQVHQLRGRVGRGKDKSYCLLLLGGSTPEARQRLQVLEQSQDGFLIAEMDLQLRGPGQVLGTRQSGLPDFALASLVEDQEVLQLAREAAQKVLEKDRTLHSWPLMREELNRRYIKIMGGSILT, encoded by the coding sequence ATGAAATCTTATCAACCGGACTGGTGGAGATTTAGTAAAGCATTATCCGTTGAAGCCGAACGGGGTTTTACGAATTTGCAAGGGAATCAATATCAGTTCCATGAATTTTTTTATGTCAGTCTAAAGGAACTGTTTGAAAATGCACCGCCAGAGACACAAAAACGGTGTCAAGATTTGGCGGAGGAATTTTTGCGCTATCCTGAATTAGAGTTAGAAGACCGACAACATTTAATTGCAGATACGAGACGGTTTTTGCTGCAATTGCAACGGTTGTTTGACTGTCGGAATCAGGTATCAGAAATTCGGGAAAGCGAACAAGATCAAAAACAAAATAGAACAACCGTTCCGAATACGACGGCAATTACGGAACAGGCAAAAGTTGTTAATCTATCCTTAGAACAATCCTTAGAAAAAATTATCGGGCCGAGAAATAGCGATCGCGTTGCCAAATTAGGAATTTTAACCGTATTTGATTTACTCTATTATTATCCGAGGGATCATATTGACTATGCACGACAGGTGAAAATTAAGGAATTAGAACCTGGGGAAACGGTAACGTTAATTGCTCAGGTAAAACGGTGTAGTTGTTTTAGTAGTCCGCGCAATAAAAAATTAACGATATTAGAATTAGTCTTAAGCGATAATACCGGACAACTTAAAATTAGTCGGTTTTATGCCGGAAATCGATATAGTAGTAAAGGTTGGCAACATCAACAAAAAACCAATTATTCTCCGGGAGCGTTAATTGCGGCATCGGGTTTAGTGAAAAAAAATCAATATGGAATCACCTTAGATAACCCGGAAATAGAAGTGTTAGATCATGCCGGGGGTCAAATTGAATCAATGAAAATTGGGCGGGTTTTGCCTGTGTATCCGTTATCAGAAGGTATCGGGGCGGATGTGGTGAGAAAAGCGGTAATTGCGGCGTTACCTGCGGCGAAACTATTGCAAGATGCTTTACCCCAAGAGTTATTAAATCAATATCAATTAATTGGGTTAACTCATGCCATTGAGAATATTCATTTTCCCCCAGATCGAGATTGTTTATCGGCGGCGAGACGACGGTTAGTATTTGATGAATTTTTCTATTTACAGTTGGGATTATTAACCCGAAGACAACAGCAGAAACAAGTAGAAACCAGCGCAGTTTTAGCACCTCAAGGAAAATTGATTGATGAATTTTATCAGATGTTACCGTTTAAATTAACCAATGCTCAACAAAGGGTGATTCAAGAAATTCTCAATGATTTATATTCTCCTGAACCGATGAATCGCTTAGTTCAAGGAGATGTTGGAGCGGGGAAAACCGTTGTGGCGGTGGTGGCAATGTTAGCCGCAATTCAAGCGGGATATCAAGCCGCTTTAATGGCACCAACGGAAGTTTTAGCCGAACAACATTATCGGAAATTAGTCGAGTGGTTTAATTTAATGCACCTTCCCGTAGAATTATTAACAGGTTCAACAAAAGTTGCTAAACGGCGTCAAATTCATGCCCATTTAGAAACGGGAGAATTACCTGTTTTAGTCGGAACCCATGCCTTAATTCAAGATAAAGTTAATTTTCATCGGTTGGGGTTAGTGGTGATTGATGAACAACATCGATTTGGAGTTCAACAGCGAGCTAGATTACAACAAAAAGGGGAATCTCCCCATGTTTTAACGATGACGGCGACACCGATTCCCCGAACTTTAGCGTTAACCTTACATGGGGATTTAGATGTCAGTCAAATTGATGAACTTCCCCCCGGACGTCAACCCATTCAAACCACTATTTTAACGGGAAAACAACGCCAAGATGCTTATGATTTAATTCGGAGAGAAGTGGCTAAAGGCAGACAGGTGTATGTGGTGTTACCGTTAATTGAAGAATCTGAAAAGTTAGATGTCAAATCTGCGGTGGAAGAGCATGATAAATTACAGTCTAAAATTTTTCCTGAGTTTAAAATAGGGTTGTTACATGGTCGGATGAATAGTGCCCAAAAGGATGAGGCAATTACTCTATTTCGAGCGGGGGAAACGGAAATTTTAGTTTCAACAACGGTGGTGGAAGTGGGGGTTGATGTTCCGAATGCAACGGTGATGTTAATTGAAAATGCCGAACGGTTTGGATTATCTCAAGTGCATCAATTACGGGGACGGGTAGGTCGAGGAAAGGATAAATCCTATTGTTTATTATTATTAGGAGGTTCTACCCCAGAAGCGCGACAACGGTTACAGGTTTTAGAACAATCTCAGGATGGGTTTTTGATTGCAGAAATGGATTTACAATTGCGGGGGCCAGGACAAGTTTTAGGGACTCGTCAATCGGGTTTACCGGATTTTGCGTTAGCGAGTTTAGTGGAGGATCAGGAGGTGTTACAATTAGCCAGGGAAGCCGCACAAAAAGTCTTAGAAAAAGATAGAACGTTACACAGTTGGCCGTTAATGCGGGAGGAATTAAATCGTCGTTATATTAAGATTATGGGAGGTAGTATTTTAACGTAA
- the tsf gene encoding translation elongation factor Ts produces the protein MAEISAKLVKELRDKTGAGMMDCKRALTENDGDINKSIEWLRQKGISSADKKTARSATEGLVGSYIHTGGRVGVMVEVNCETDFVARRDEFKALVQNIAMQIAACPNVEYISVEDIPATIAAKEKEIEMKRDDLGNKPDNIKEKIVQGRIEKRLKEMSLVDQPYIRDQNITVEELVKQSISLLGENIKVRRFARFVLGEGLEKEEKNFADEVAEQMGKA, from the coding sequence ATGGCGGAAATCTCAGCAAAACTTGTTAAGGAACTGCGCGATAAAACAGGCGCGGGGATGATGGACTGTAAAAGAGCCCTGACAGAAAATGATGGCGATATCAACAAATCTATCGAATGGTTGCGCCAAAAAGGGATTAGTTCTGCGGACAAGAAAACGGCTCGCAGCGCCACCGAAGGCTTAGTGGGAAGTTATATTCACACAGGCGGACGGGTTGGGGTCATGGTGGAAGTCAACTGTGAAACTGACTTTGTGGCGCGTCGGGATGAATTTAAAGCCTTAGTTCAGAATATTGCGATGCAAATCGCAGCTTGTCCCAATGTGGAGTATATTTCTGTTGAGGATATTCCCGCAACAATTGCAGCCAAAGAAAAAGAAATTGAAATGAAGCGGGATGACTTAGGCAATAAACCCGACAACATTAAAGAAAAAATTGTTCAAGGACGAATTGAAAAACGTCTGAAAGAGATGTCTTTAGTGGATCAACCTTACATCCGGGATCAAAATATTACGGTGGAAGAGTTGGTGAAACAAAGTATTTCTCTATTAGGGGAAAATATTAAAGTTCGTCGCTTTGCTCGATTTGTTCTGGGTGAAGGGTTAGAGAAAGAAGAAAAGAATTTTGCCGATGAAGTCGCTGAACAAATGGGCAAAGCCTAG